A portion of the Tiliqua scincoides isolate rTilSci1 chromosome 3, rTilSci1.hap2, whole genome shotgun sequence genome contains these proteins:
- the ATG4B gene encoding cysteine protease ATG4B translates to MDAATLTYDTLMFEYEDFPETKEPVWVLGRKYSVLTEKEEILLDVTSRLWFTYRKSFPAIGGTGPTSDTGWGCMLRCGQMIFAQALVCRHLGRDWRWVKGKKQTDNYYNILNAFIDRKDSYYSIHQIAQMGVGEGKSIGQWYGPNTVAQVLKKLATFDTWSSLAVHIAMDNTVVMEEIRRLCRLNCPSPGASAFPTAEPDLLSNGYPDGAECTDRLLLWKPLVLLIPLRLGLTDINEAYIETLKHCFMMPQSLGVIGGKPNSAHYFIGYVGEELIYLDPHTTQPAVESTDSCHIPDESFHCQHPPCRMSIAELDPSIAVGFFCNTEEDFNDWCQQIKKLSLIRGALPMFELVEHQPSHFCSPDVLNLTPDSSDADRLERFFDSEDEDFEILSL, encoded by the exons CTACTCTCACGTATGACACTCTCATGTTTGAGTATGAAGACTTCCCAGAGACTAAAGAACCTGTTTGGGTCCTGGGGAGAAAATATAGTGTATTAACAG AGAAAGAGGAGATTCTGTTAGATGTGACCTCTCGTCTCTGGTTCACATACAGAAAAAGTTTTCCGGCTATTG GGGGAACAGGTCCTACATCTGACACTGGTTGGGGCTGCATGTTAAGATGTGGCCAGATGATTTTTGCTCAGGCGTTGGTCTGCAGGCACTTAGGCAGAG ATTGGAGGTGGGTGAAAGGGAAGAAGCAGACAGATAACTATTACAACATTCTTAACGCCTTCATTGACAGAAAAGACAGCTACTACTCCATCCACCAAATAG CCCAGATGGGAGTTGGAGAGGGAAAATCTATAGGCCAGTGGTATGGACCAAACACGGTTGCACAAGTACTCAA aAAACTTGCCACTTTTGATACATGGAGCTCTTTGGCAGTACACATAGCCATGGACAACACTGTTGTGATGGAGGAGATTA GAAGGTTGTGCAGGCTCAACTGTCCATCTCCTGGGGCTTCAGCATTTCCCACTGCAGAACCAGATCTACTTTCCAATGGGTATCCAGATGGAGCAGAATGTACAGACAGGCTATTGCTCTGGAAACCTTTAGTGTTGCTGATACCTCTTCGCCTTGGGCTCACAGACATCAATGAAGCCTATATTGAAACATTGAAG cattgttttatgaTGCCTCAATCTCTAGGAGTCATTGGAGGAAAACCTAACAGTGCTCATTATTTCATTGGATATGTAG GTGAAGAACTAATTTACCTTGACCCACACACTACTCAGCCTGCAGTGGAATCTACTGACAGTTGCCACATCCCTGATGAGAGTTTCCATTGTCAGCATCCACCCTGCAGAATGAGCATTGCAGAGCTTGATCCTTCAATTGCAGTG GGATTTTTTTGCAACACAGAGGAAGacttcaatgactggtgtcagcagATCAAGAAG TTGTCGCTGATCAGAGGAGCCCTGCCCATGTTTGAACTGGTAGAACATCAGCCTTCACACTTCTGTAGCCCTGATGTTTTGAATCTCACTCCAG ATTCTTCTGATGCAGACAGATTGGAAAGATTCTTTGATTCAGAGGATGAAGACTTTGAAATCCTatctctttaa